A portion of the Pseudomonas protegens CHA0 genome contains these proteins:
- a CDS encoding Rieske 2Fe-2S domain-containing protein: MNNIQLDQANVKKHPPGAYDATTRVAASWYVAMRSNGLRDKPKELTLFGRPYVAWRAATGQAVVMDRHCSHLGANLADGRIKDGCIQCPFHHWRYDEQGKCVHIPGHSEVVRQLEPVPRAARQPTLVTTERYGYVWVWYGSPQPLHPLPEITAADVDNGDFMHLHFAFETTTAVLRIVENFYDAQHATPVHALPISAFELKLFDDWSRWPEVESLARAGAWFGAGIDFHVNRYFGPLGMLSRALGLNMSQMNLHFDGYPGGCVMTVALDADVKYKLLQCVTPVSDGKNIMHMLISIKKVGGVLRRATDFVLFGLQTRQAAGYDVKIWNGMKPDGGGAYSKYDKLVLKYRAFYRGWVDRVASEQ; the protein is encoded by the coding sequence ATGAACAACATTCAATTGGATCAAGCGAACGTCAAGAAGCATCCCCCGGGGGCGTACGACGCGACCACACGCGTGGCCGCGAGCTGGTACGTCGCGATGCGCTCGAACGGCCTCAGGGACAAGCCGAAGGAGTTGACGCTTTTTGGCCGTCCGTACGTGGCGTGGCGCGCAGCGACGGGGCAGGCCGTGGTGATGGACCGCCACTGCTCGCACCTGGGCGCGAACCTGGCTGACGGGCGGATCAAGGACGGGTGCATCCAGTGCCCGTTTCACCACTGGCGCTACGACGAGCAAGGCAAGTGCGTTCACATCCCCGGCCACAGCGAGGTGGTGCGCCAGCTGGAGCCGGTGCCACGCGCGGCGCGCCAGCCGACGTTGGTCACCACCGAGCGATACGGCTACGTGTGGGTCTGGTACGGCTCCCCGCAGCCGCTGCACCCGCTGCCCGAAATCACCGCAGCCGACGTCGACAACGGCGACTTCATGCACCTGCACTTCGCGTTCGAGACGACGACGGCGGTCTTGCGGATCGTCGAGAACTTCTACGACGCACAGCACGCAACCCCCGTGCACGCGCTCCCGATCTCGGCCTTCGAGCTCAAGCTCTTCGACGACTGGAGCCGGTGGCCGGAGGTTGAGTCGCTGGCCCGGGCGGGCGCGTGGTTCGGTGCCGGGATCGACTTCCACGTGAACCGCTACTTCGGCCCCCTCGGCATGCTGTCGCGCGCGCTCGGCCTGAACATGTCGCAGATGAACCTGCACTTCGATGGCTACCCCGGCGGGTGCGTCATGACCGTTGCCCTGGACGCAGACGTCAAATACAAACTGCTCCAGTGTGTGACACCGGTGAGCGACGGCAAGAACATCATGCACATGCTCATCTCGATCAAGAAGGTGGGCGGCGTCCTGCGCCGTGCGACCGACTTCGTGCTGTTCGGGCTGCAGACCAGACAGGCAGCGGGGTACGACGTCAAAATCTGGAACGGGATGAAGCCCGACGGCGGCGGCGCGTACAGCAAGTACGACAAGCTCGTGCTCAAGTACCGTGCGTTCTACCGCGGCTGGGTCGACCGTGTCGCGAGTGAGCAGTAA
- a CDS encoding cation:proton antiporter: MTIWLLQLVLVIALCNLCGRLAERLGQCAVVGEIAAGLLLGPSLFGVIAPSFYDLLFGPRTLSAMAQVGEVGLILLMFQIGLHMELSETLRGKRWRIPVAIAAGGLIAPAAIGMIVAIVSKDTLASDVPALPYILFCGVALAVSAVPVMARIIDDLALGAMVGARHAMSAAMLTDALGWMLLATIASLSSGPGWAFAHMLVSLLVYLLLCALLVRFVVRPVLARLASTAHATRDRLAVLLCFVIASALATSLIGFHSAFGALAAALFVRRVPGVAKEWRDNVEGFVKLVLMPVFFACAGLHASVGTIDDAASWMWCGVFLVGGFIGKFGGSYLGARGTGLAPHDAMLVSSLMNTRGLMELIVLSIGLQMQILPPKVYTILVVFALVTTALTAPLVRFTLRMQTRAMSQQAA, from the coding sequence ATGACCATCTGGCTGTTGCAACTCGTGCTGGTGATCGCGCTCTGCAACCTCTGCGGCCGCCTTGCCGAACGGCTCGGCCAGTGCGCGGTGGTCGGCGAGATCGCGGCCGGCCTGCTGTTGGGGCCTTCGCTGTTCGGCGTGATCGCACCGAGTTTCTACGACCTGTTGTTCGGCCCACGTACGCTGTCAGCCATGGCGCAAGTCGGCGAAGTCGGCCTGATACTGCTGATGTTTCAGATCGGTCTGCATATGGAGTTGAGCGAGACGCTGCGCGGCAAGCGCTGGCGCATACCTGTCGCGATCGCGGCGGGCGGGCTCATCGCGCCGGCCGCGATCGGCATGATCGTCGCCATCGTCTCGAAAGATACGCTCGCCAGCGACGTGCCGGCGCTGCCCTACATACTCTTTTGCGGTGTCGCACTTGCGGTATCAGCGGTGCCGGTGATGGCGCGCATCATCGACGACCTGGCGCTCGGCGCCATGGTCGGCGCACGGCACGCAATGTCTGCCGCGATGCTGACGGATGCGCTCGGCTGGATGCTGCTGGCAACGATTGCCTCGCTATCGAGCGGGCCTGGCTGGGCATTTGCGCACATGCTCGTCAGCCTGCTCGTGTACCTGCTGCTATGCGCGCTCCTGGTGCGCTTCGTGGTGCGACCGGTGCTTGCGCGGCTCGCCTCGACTGCGCATGCGACGCGCGACCGCTTGGCCGTGTTGCTCTGTTTTGTAATAGCCTCGGCACTCGCGACGTCGCTGATCGGATTCCATAGTGCATTTGGCGCACTTGCGGCGGCGCTGTTCGTGCGGCGCGTGCCCGGCGTCGCGAAGGAGTGGCGCGATAACGTCGAAGGTTTCGTCAAGCTTGTACTGATGCCGGTGTTCTTCGCGTGCGCGGGGCTGCATGCGTCGGTCGGCACGATCGACGACGCGGCATCATGGATGTGGTGCGGGGTATTCCTCGTGGGCGGATTCATCGGCAAGTTCGGCGGCAGCTATCTGGGCGCGCGTGGCACTGGGCTGGCGCCGCACGATGCGATGCTGGTGAGCTCGTTGATGAATACGCGCGGGCTGATGGAGCTAATCGTCCTGTCAATCGGCCTGCAGATGCAGATTCTTCCGCCAAAGGTCTACACGATCCTCGTGGTGTTCGCGCTGGTGACGACGGCGCTGACCGCACCGCTGGTTCGATTCACGCTGCGCATGCAAACACGCGCAATGAGCCAACAGGCCGCCTGA
- a CDS encoding flavin reductase family protein, whose protein sequence is MIAATETKVHDLLDAEGRDVRDARELRNVLGQFATGVTVITTRTADGRNVGVTANSFSSLSLSPALVLWSLARTAPSLKAFCSASHFAINVLGAHQHHLSEQFARAAADKFAGVAHSYGKAGAPVLDDVVAVLVCRNVTQYEGGDHLIFIGEIEQYRYSGAEPLVFHAGQYRGLGSNRAESVLKHE, encoded by the coding sequence ATGATTGCTGCCACCGAAACCAAAGTTCACGATTTGCTCGATGCCGAGGGCCGCGATGTCCGCGATGCCCGTGAACTGCGCAACGTGCTGGGGCAGTTTGCTACCGGTGTGACCGTGATCACCACCCGCACCGCAGACGGCCGCAACGTCGGTGTGACGGCCAACTCGTTCTCCTCACTGTCGCTGTCACCGGCGCTGGTGCTCTGGAGCCTGGCACGCACGGCACCGAGCCTGAAGGCCTTTTGCTCGGCGAGCCACTTCGCCATCAACGTACTGGGCGCGCACCAGCACCACCTGTCGGAGCAGTTCGCACGGGCAGCAGCCGACAAGTTCGCCGGTGTAGCTCATTCCTATGGCAAGGCGGGAGCCCCGGTGCTGGACGATGTGGTGGCAGTGCTGGTGTGCCGCAACGTCACCCAGTACGAGGGCGGTGACCACCTGATCTTCATTGGCGAGATCGAACAATACCGCTACAGCGGCGCAGAACCGCTGGTCTTCCATGCAGGCCAGTACCGGGGGCTAGGGAGCAATAGAGCAGAAAGCGTCCTCAAGCACGAATAG
- a CDS encoding sigma-70 family RNA polymerase sigma factor, producing MIAAVSYLSDKLELYLSHRTALVDYSAPIVGCRAQAEEVVQEAWLRFCGQADSAAQPSNPVGYLYRIVRNLSFDLLRRSTLENRHPDGADLLNELPSSTPSPEHQALHSDQLRLLQDALALLPERTRRAFHMHRLQHLTFQEIAAELKISSSLAHQLVRDALTHCAEHLADD from the coding sequence ATGATCGCCGCCGTGTCTTATCTCAGCGATAAACTCGAGCTCTACCTTTCCCACCGTACTGCGCTGGTCGACTATTCGGCGCCCATTGTCGGTTGTCGGGCTCAAGCCGAAGAAGTGGTCCAGGAGGCCTGGCTGCGCTTCTGCGGCCAGGCCGATAGCGCCGCCCAGCCGAGCAACCCGGTGGGCTACCTGTACCGCATCGTGCGCAACCTGTCCTTTGACCTGCTGCGGCGCTCGACCCTGGAAAATCGTCATCCCGATGGCGCCGATCTGCTGAACGAGCTGCCCTCGAGTACGCCATCACCGGAGCATCAGGCGCTGCACAGCGACCAGTTGCGCCTGCTGCAAGATGCGCTGGCACTGCTGCCGGAGCGCACGCGCCGAGCCTTCCACATGCACCGCCTGCAACACCTGACCTTCCAGGAAATTGCCGCTGAGCTGAAGATCTCCTCCAGCTTGGCGCACCAGCTGGTGCGTGACGCACTGACCCACTGTGCGGAGCACCTGGCCGATGACTGA
- a CDS encoding FecR family protein — translation MTDTPLPQPVSGSLKDDPVWQAAMDWLLQCHAAPDDALLQQAHARWLAADERHAVAWRKAEKVWLLSGGLAPLEPPVPQPLPTPLRARRNRPRRALKALALAACLLLLAGPTPPTAHTSPAGEHRQVLLSDGSRIELGSDSAIRVDFEPGTRAVTLLRGQAFFEVSHDASRPFTVQAADVKVRVIGTAFDVDLSRTAVVVAVQSGAVQVRDGRGELAVPALGPGDSLRLGLDQGPPQRCRLLPGQVAPWRQWQLLVNDRPLSEVVEALQDYYPGVLLLTDPALGERRITASLNLRSPVSALQLAIAPLGGHLRQWGPYLTLIRKEPQVPAKQ, via the coding sequence ATGACTGATACCCCCTTGCCTCAACCTGTATCCGGTTCACTGAAGGACGACCCCGTGTGGCAGGCGGCGATGGATTGGCTGCTGCAATGCCACGCCGCGCCGGATGACGCCTTGCTGCAACAGGCCCATGCGCGCTGGCTGGCCGCTGACGAGCGCCATGCTGTCGCCTGGCGCAAGGCCGAGAAAGTCTGGTTGCTCAGTGGCGGCCTGGCGCCGCTGGAACCACCCGTGCCCCAGCCTTTGCCCACCCCGCTCCGGGCTCGGCGCAACAGACCGCGGCGGGCACTGAAGGCGCTTGCACTGGCGGCCTGCCTGCTGTTGCTGGCCGGGCCGACACCACCGACCGCCCATACCAGCCCAGCCGGCGAGCACCGACAAGTGCTCTTGAGTGACGGCAGCCGTATTGAACTGGGCAGCGACAGCGCTATTCGAGTGGACTTCGAACCTGGTACGCGGGCGGTCACCCTGCTCAGGGGGCAGGCGTTCTTCGAGGTCAGCCACGATGCCTCGCGCCCGTTCACGGTGCAGGCTGCGGACGTCAAGGTCAGGGTCATAGGGACCGCGTTCGACGTGGACCTCAGCCGCACCGCCGTGGTGGTAGCCGTGCAGAGCGGCGCTGTCCAGGTTCGCGATGGGCGCGGCGAACTCGCGGTGCCGGCCCTGGGTCCGGGCGATAGCCTTCGCCTTGGCCTGGACCAGGGCCCGCCGCAGCGCTGTCGGCTATTGCCTGGCCAGGTTGCCCCCTGGCGCCAGTGGCAGTTGCTGGTCAATGACCGGCCACTCTCCGAGGTGGTTGAAGCGCTGCAGGACTATTACCCCGGTGTACTGCTATTGACGGACCCTGCTCTGGGCGAGCGGCGCATCACCGCTTCGCTGAACCTGCGCTCGCCAGTCAGCGCACTGCAACTGGCGATCGCTCCGTTGGGTGGGCATCTGCGGCAATGGGGCCCCTACCTCACGCTGATCCGCAAAGAGCCGCAAGTGCCGGCAAAACAATAA
- a CDS encoding TonB-dependent receptor, with amino-acid sequence MSIFPQQGLQGCRRSARLLWLSVGLAVSLPALASDHRTRHSIDIARQPLSTALMALAQQTGLQISVESQLLLNLNAPAVQGELSAEQALAKLLKGSQLEWIYIGDDALMVQRATRPRTDPVRLGNTKVPGELSLPQGETRVDRATIEAMPAGNGDITSLLRSHPNVQFDDAQLSSKTPGEIGPANISINGAQFYQNAFLVDGINMNNDIDPAEYRVQLLDAVPGRSQGLALDTDLLENITVLDSNVPAAYGGFNGGVIDAQTRAPTQALHGKFSVQTTRSAWTQYHVDESEEQRMENSGSPDEQPKFDKVTVRGTLQGHLTDNFGLLGSFSQKRSTIPLGFYSYNNVEEMGFHEEKQQRRIDNYFLKSVWKASDQLTVETSVTHAPEESHYFRANVANSGYDNKAGGTQVNLRTVWDGDLARVEQNLAWSGQEQSRQSDSADYWTWRKSATKDWGIGNKATSNTLEGGWGDIEQQQRTWQYKLNADWRSVDWLGMTHRPQTGLEFSRQYVRYERLTDSSTYVTPAATTTCTNGAGVTDSVACNIGQTLNGWAGQYMKSRTRYATGEFDFTTTSWGSWLQDEITLGQLTLRPGVRVDSDDYMDKTTWAPRFSLEYDLFGDRTTLLNAGVNRYYGRSVSSWQLQDGRNRLRFNETRDSLDKPWVVKSNAANQVRFNQLDIPYDDELMLGVVQQWAGVEYALKYVNRKGRDQVVQVSGKTLGEPSTDPTLASNYTTYTNDGKSETDTYTLTVTPLQRWTLLGTQTGGQLALNWTDSKASAPTYVAAENLYYQNSVIQYQGSFINYDDRPASNFNRPWTARLTTITEIPQANLQWSNFWRYRAGYKRIGDTGRNVDYMGTSVDVWEEQKFQAALTWDTRLGWRIPTARDQNVFINVDVFNVLDKKSVNANQTVNSNSVSTYEVGRQYWLEVGYAF; translated from the coding sequence ATGTCCATTTTCCCCCAACAGGGACTACAGGGTTGCCGACGCAGTGCGCGGCTGTTGTGGCTGTCAGTGGGGCTGGCGGTGTCCCTGCCGGCCTTGGCCAGTGACCATCGGACACGGCATAGCATCGACATCGCACGCCAGCCGTTAAGCACGGCGCTGATGGCGCTGGCACAGCAGACCGGCCTGCAGATCAGCGTCGAGAGCCAACTGCTGCTCAACCTGAACGCTCCGGCGGTGCAGGGCGAACTGAGCGCCGAGCAGGCGCTGGCGAAACTGCTCAAGGGCAGCCAGCTGGAGTGGATCTACATCGGTGACGACGCGCTGATGGTGCAACGGGCGACTCGCCCGCGTACCGACCCGGTCCGCCTGGGCAATACCAAGGTGCCTGGCGAGTTGTCGCTGCCCCAGGGTGAAACCCGAGTGGACCGCGCGACGATCGAAGCAATGCCGGCGGGCAATGGCGACATCACCAGCCTGTTGCGCAGCCATCCCAACGTGCAGTTCGACGACGCTCAGCTGAGCAGCAAGACCCCTGGCGAAATCGGCCCGGCCAACATCAGCATCAACGGGGCGCAGTTCTACCAGAATGCCTTCCTGGTCGATGGCATCAACATGAACAATGACATCGATCCGGCCGAATACCGGGTGCAATTGCTGGACGCGGTACCGGGGCGCAGCCAGGGCCTGGCACTGGACACCGACCTGCTGGAGAACATCACGGTCCTGGACAGCAACGTGCCAGCGGCCTATGGCGGCTTCAACGGTGGCGTCATCGATGCACAGACCCGTGCACCGACCCAGGCGCTGCACGGCAAATTCTCGGTGCAGACCACCCGCTCCGCCTGGACCCAATATCACGTCGACGAAAGCGAAGAACAGCGCATGGAAAACTCGGGCTCTCCCGACGAGCAGCCCAAGTTCGACAAGGTCACCGTTCGTGGCACGCTGCAGGGCCACCTGACCGACAATTTCGGCCTGCTTGGCAGCTTCAGCCAGAAGCGCTCGACCATCCCCCTGGGTTTCTACTCCTACAACAATGTCGAGGAGATGGGCTTTCACGAGGAGAAGCAGCAACGGCGCATCGACAACTACTTCCTCAAGTCGGTATGGAAAGCCAGCGATCAACTCACTGTTGAGACCAGCGTGACCCATGCCCCCGAGGAGAGTCACTACTTCCGTGCCAACGTGGCCAACTCGGGTTATGACAACAAGGCCGGCGGCACCCAAGTGAACCTGCGCACCGTCTGGGATGGCGACCTGGCGCGCGTCGAACAGAACCTGGCGTGGAGCGGCCAGGAACAGAGCCGCCAATCGGACTCCGCCGACTACTGGACCTGGCGCAAGTCGGCCACCAAGGATTGGGGCATCGGCAACAAGGCCACCTCCAATACCCTTGAAGGCGGTTGGGGTGATATCGAGCAGCAGCAACGTACCTGGCAGTACAAGCTCAATGCCGACTGGCGCAGCGTCGACTGGCTGGGCATGACTCACCGCCCGCAGACCGGCCTGGAGTTCTCCCGCCAGTACGTGCGCTACGAGCGCCTGACCGACAGCAGCACCTATGTCACCCCCGCGGCCACCACCACCTGCACCAACGGCGCCGGGGTTACCGACAGCGTCGCCTGCAACATCGGCCAGACCCTGAACGGCTGGGCGGGCCAGTACATGAAAAGCCGTACCCGCTATGCCACTGGCGAATTCGACTTCACCACCACCTCCTGGGGCAGCTGGCTGCAGGACGAGATCACCCTCGGCCAACTGACCTTACGCCCCGGCGTGCGCGTGGACAGCGACGACTACATGGACAAGACCACCTGGGCGCCGCGCTTCTCCCTGGAATATGACCTGTTCGGTGACCGCACCACCTTGCTCAATGCCGGCGTCAACCGTTACTACGGGCGCAGCGTCAGCAGCTGGCAGCTGCAGGACGGGCGCAACCGCCTGCGCTTCAACGAAACCCGCGACAGCCTGGACAAACCCTGGGTGGTCAAATCCAACGCGGCCAACCAGGTGCGCTTCAATCAGCTGGACATCCCCTACGACGACGAGCTGATGCTGGGCGTGGTGCAGCAATGGGCCGGGGTCGAATATGCCCTCAAGTATGTCAATCGCAAGGGGCGCGACCAGGTGGTTCAGGTGTCCGGCAAGACCTTGGGCGAGCCCTCCACGGACCCGACGCTGGCGAGCAACTACACCACCTACACCAACGACGGCAAGAGCGAGACCGACACCTACACCCTGACGGTGACACCGTTGCAGCGCTGGACACTGCTGGGCACCCAGACCGGCGGGCAACTGGCGCTCAACTGGACCGACAGCAAGGCCTCCGCACCGACCTACGTCGCCGCCGAGAACCTGTACTACCAGAACAGCGTCATCCAGTACCAGGGCAGCTTCATCAATTATGACGACCGCCCGGCCAGCAACTTCAACCGGCCCTGGACGGCCCGCCTGACGACCATCACCGAGATCCCCCAGGCCAATCTGCAGTGGAGCAACTTCTGGCGCTACCGCGCCGGCTACAAGCGCATTGGCGACACGGGGCGCAATGTGGACTACATGGGCACCTCGGTGGATGTCTGGGAGGAACAGAAATTCCAGGCGGCGCTGACCTGGGACACGCGCCTGGGCTGGCGTATTCCCACCGCCAGGGACCAGAACGTGTTCATCAATGTCGACGTGTTCAACGTGCTCGACAAGAAGTCGGTCAATGCCAACCAGACGGTCAACAGCAACTCGGTCTCGACCTATGAGGTGGGCCGCCAGTACTGGCTCGAAGTCGGATACGCGTTCTGA
- a CDS encoding cytochrome-c peroxidase: MRRFLKSLQVMLGMVLVIGPQHVLACATSEPSCLRELYSRPPAQWPAPQVDAGVAWQELGPLPERAPSPAYNPYTQQKADLGRRLFFDPRLSRSGQIACASCHEPDLGFADGRRVSFGHDRAAGRRNAPSLVASGLAKKLFWDGRADSLEMQALMPVVDPKEMAFSVAQLVARLRDTTDYPTQFAQVFPGQALGAEQVAAALATYQRGLLRVAQRTPFERFLRGQAKALSDQQLQGLHLFRTKARCMNCHFGPGMQDDRFHNAGLTFYGRLREDLGRYEVTGLAQDVGRMRTPSLRLVSHTGPWFHNGLASSLDQVLLFYNAGMPRPVPKEGQLQDPLFPVTSAQLKVLELDRTELKALKAFLEAL, encoded by the coding sequence ATGCGCCGGTTCCTGAAGAGCCTGCAGGTCATGCTCGGCATGGTGCTGGTGATTGGCCCGCAGCACGTGCTGGCCTGCGCCACGAGCGAACCGTCTTGCCTGCGCGAGTTGTACAGCCGCCCCCCCGCGCAGTGGCCGGCGCCGCAGGTGGATGCCGGCGTGGCCTGGCAAGAGCTGGGCCCCTTGCCCGAGCGGGCGCCGTCCCCGGCGTACAACCCCTACACGCAGCAGAAGGCCGATCTGGGCCGCCGGCTGTTCTTCGACCCGCGCCTGTCGCGTTCGGGGCAGATTGCCTGCGCCTCCTGCCATGAACCGGACCTGGGGTTCGCCGATGGGCGTCGGGTTTCGTTCGGGCATGACCGTGCCGCGGGCCGGCGCAATGCACCGAGCCTGGTGGCCAGCGGCCTGGCCAAGAAGCTGTTCTGGGACGGGCGCGCCGACAGCCTGGAGATGCAGGCCCTGATGCCGGTCGTCGACCCCAAGGAGATGGCCTTCAGTGTCGCGCAACTGGTGGCCCGGCTGCGTGACACCACGGACTACCCGACACAGTTCGCCCAGGTATTTCCCGGACAGGCGCTGGGTGCCGAGCAGGTGGCGGCGGCATTGGCGACTTATCAGCGTGGCCTGCTGCGGGTTGCCCAACGCACCCCCTTCGAGCGTTTTCTACGGGGGCAGGCGAAGGCGCTCAGCGACCAGCAATTGCAGGGGCTGCACCTGTTTCGCACCAAGGCACGCTGCATGAACTGCCACTTCGGCCCGGGGATGCAGGACGACCGCTTCCACAATGCAGGCCTGACCTTCTATGGGCGCCTGCGCGAAGACCTCGGGCGCTATGAAGTCACCGGGCTGGCGCAGGATGTCGGGCGCATGCGCACACCTTCACTGCGGCTGGTGAGCCATACCGGCCCCTGGTTTCACAACGGGCTGGCCAGCAGCCTCGATCAGGTGCTGTTGTTCTACAACGCAGGCATGCCCAGGCCCGTACCCAAGGAGGGGCAGCTGCAAGACCCGCTGTTTCCCGTGACGTCGGCGCAATTGAAGGTATTGGAGCTGGACCGGACCGAACTGAAGGCACTGAAGGCTTTCCTGGAGGCCCTATGA
- a CDS encoding PTS sugar transporter subunit IIA, with protein MSKVARYLQVEDILLAVNVTNKQRLFEQVGQHLQETRQLPADWVAASLWRRELAASTAIGEGVAVPHARLAELDRIHALYLRPQTAMAFAAPDQQPVSDILVLLVPAPADQQHLDLLADTARLFTNPRFRQALLRCTAPMQVKQLFDHW; from the coding sequence ATGAGCAAAGTCGCCCGCTATCTGCAGGTCGAAGACATCCTCCTGGCGGTCAATGTCACGAACAAGCAGCGCCTGTTCGAGCAGGTCGGCCAGCACCTGCAAGAGACCCGGCAACTGCCGGCGGATTGGGTGGCCGCCAGCCTGTGGCGCCGGGAGCTGGCCGCCAGTACCGCCATCGGTGAAGGGGTCGCGGTGCCCCACGCGCGGCTCGCCGAGCTCGATCGCATTCATGCGCTGTACCTGCGGCCACAGACCGCCATGGCCTTTGCCGCCCCGGACCAGCAGCCGGTCAGCGATATCCTGGTGCTGCTGGTGCCCGCTCCCGCCGATCAGCAGCACCTGGACCTGCTGGCCGACACCGCCCGGCTGTTTACCAACCCGCGGTTTCGCCAGGCCCTGCTGCGCTGTACTGCGCCGATGCAGGTCAAACAGCTGTTCGATCACTGGTAG
- a CDS encoding efflux transporter outer membrane subunit — MNKPQLLPVATGGRRPHRDEGTGRKSSGHLSLLLLARSSLNLICIAALASCAVGPDFSRPELSRDAGYSATPLPPGTVTAGVAAGGAAQRLVNGMDIPGQWWTLFRSPQLDALVQEALQANPDIDAAQAALRQANELLYAEQASLFPSLSASASKTREKVSAASALGSSGGAAAAGGSAAQIFTVNSASLSVSYAPDVFGGTRRQIEASGAQADYQRYQLEATYLTLTANLVNTAISLASIRDQIAATETVIRLQSDQLDLLQAQRRLGAIGDSDLLTQQATLAQTRATLPPLQKQLAQTRNQLQAYLGRFPSQDRGEHFQLASLHLPEELPLSLPSAIVEQRPDVRSAEAQLHQASADIGVAIANQLPQFSITGSLGSTALAGTKLFSSGTGVWSLAGSIAQPLFDAGALEHRKRAAVAAYEQAAARYRGTVITAFQDVANALRALQADAEALQQQVLAETAARQSLDLAQAQYRLGAVGYLNLLTAQQTYQNAIVSRVRAQAARYSDTTALFQALGGGWWQRQDVDPDSLGSPDRFGWPSLKEMYPPPAAQHREQAQASQSGRLQGPAAAAPSTRPAPLP, encoded by the coding sequence ATGAACAAGCCACAGCTGCTGCCTGTAGCCACTGGCGGCCGGCGTCCTCACAGGGACGAAGGTACCGGTCGAAAATCCTCTGGGCACCTGTCTCTTCTGTTGCTTGCCCGCTCGTCCCTGAACCTGATCTGCATCGCAGCCCTCGCCAGCTGCGCCGTGGGGCCGGATTTCAGCCGCCCGGAACTGAGCCGGGACGCCGGCTACAGCGCCACGCCCCTGCCGCCCGGCACCGTCACGGCGGGGGTCGCCGCCGGTGGCGCGGCGCAGCGACTGGTGAACGGCATGGACATTCCCGGGCAGTGGTGGACGCTGTTCCGCTCGCCGCAACTCGATGCCCTGGTGCAGGAAGCGCTGCAGGCCAACCCGGATATCGACGCCGCCCAGGCCGCGCTGCGCCAGGCCAATGAACTGCTGTACGCCGAACAGGCGTCGCTGTTTCCCTCCCTCAGCGCCTCGGCCTCGAAAACCCGCGAGAAGGTGTCCGCCGCCAGCGCCCTGGGCTCCAGCGGCGGTGCGGCAGCGGCCGGGGGCTCTGCGGCGCAGATCTTCACGGTCAACTCGGCGTCCCTGAGTGTGTCCTACGCCCCCGACGTGTTTGGCGGTACCCGCCGGCAGATCGAGGCCAGCGGTGCCCAGGCCGACTACCAGCGCTACCAGCTGGAGGCGACCTACCTGACCCTCACCGCCAACCTGGTGAACACCGCCATCAGCCTGGCCTCGATCCGTGACCAGATCGCCGCCACCGAAACCGTGATTCGCCTGCAGAGCGACCAGCTCGACCTGCTGCAGGCCCAGCGTCGACTGGGTGCCATCGGCGACAGCGATCTGCTGACCCAGCAAGCGACCCTGGCCCAGACCCGCGCCACCCTGCCGCCCTTGCAGAAACAGCTGGCCCAGACCCGCAACCAGTTGCAGGCCTACCTGGGTCGCTTCCCCAGCCAGGACCGTGGCGAACACTTCCAGCTGGCCTCCCTGCACCTGCCCGAGGAACTGCCCCTGAGCCTGCCTTCGGCCATCGTCGAGCAGCGGCCCGACGTGCGTTCCGCCGAGGCCCAGTTGCATCAGGCCAGCGCCGATATCGGCGTGGCCATCGCCAACCAGTTGCCGCAGTTCAGCATTACCGGTTCCCTGGGCTCCACGGCGCTGGCGGGCACCAAACTGTTTTCCTCCGGCACCGGGGTCTGGAGCCTGGCCGGCTCCATCGCCCAGCCGCTGTTCGACGCCGGCGCCCTGGAGCATCGCAAGCGCGCCGCGGTGGCCGCCTATGAGCAGGCCGCAGCGCGCTATCGCGGCACGGTGATCACCGCCTTCCAGGACGTAGCCAATGCCCTGCGTGCCCTGCAGGCCGACGCCGAGGCCCTGCAACAGCAAGTGCTGGCCGAGACCGCCGCGCGCCAGAGCCTGGACCTGGCCCAGGCCCAGTACCGCCTGGGCGCGGTGGGCTACCTGAACCTGCTGACCGCGCAGCAGACCTACCAGAACGCGATTGTCAGCCGGGTGCGGGCCCAGGCCGCCCGCTACAGCGACACCACGGCGCTGTTCCAGGCCCTGGGGGGCGGCTGGTGGCAGCGCCAGGATGTCGATCCCGACAGCCTCGGCAGCCCCGATCGTTTCGGCTGGCCGTCGCTCAAGGAGATGTACCCGCCGCCCGCCGCCCAGCACCGCGAACAGGCTCAAGCCAGCCAGTCGGGCCGGCTCCAGGGGCCGGCAGCCGCCGCGCCGTCCACTCGACCTGCACCCTTGCCTTAA